A region of Pelagicoccus sp. SDUM812003 DNA encodes the following proteins:
- a CDS encoding immunoglobulin domain-containing protein, whose translation MPRHRIQTPSRTRFAKKEITLAALLSCLLFLATAQAQQYQTGDIVSDFTLVDRATGATVSLYDFEGQIVFLEWFAYWCPFCQAAAEDIHSGIVTHYGTSDGRNPHGAPVTHIGLNLQAGAEELSQEFIDSYGLGLVLNDFDRGVASRFQPSDQPIFAIINGVANSPSHQQWELLYSRLGYGDLSQPVDTFRQVIDSVQVGSSSEPPTIDTPPEPGRVGEGSTFSFRVEIHPSNGVSYQWYKDGSPLDGATENELRFPAAGLDDSGSYHVVASNAAGEVSSEPVAFQVAQTLSGFLGRSGLPAEQRLPGADPDGDGFANLFEFLAQTEPDFAGSRPSLIIRPARGEGSSGDELRLSFPLGDNTIGYQLQVELSESPRFDQVLSTLSFEAEPNGNRQSATAPLAGGTLFARLTASPVEPSQ comes from the coding sequence ATGCCTAGACACCGCATCCAGACTCCGTCTCGCACTCGCTTCGCGAAAAAGGAAATCACACTCGCGGCCCTGCTGTCCTGTCTCCTGTTTCTCGCTACCGCGCAAGCTCAGCAATACCAAACGGGCGACATCGTCAGCGACTTCACCCTAGTGGACAGAGCCACCGGCGCGACGGTTTCGCTCTACGATTTCGAAGGTCAGATCGTCTTTCTGGAGTGGTTCGCCTACTGGTGCCCCTTTTGCCAGGCCGCGGCGGAAGACATTCACTCTGGCATCGTCACCCACTACGGCACCAGCGACGGTCGCAATCCTCACGGGGCTCCAGTGACGCACATCGGTCTCAACCTGCAGGCCGGGGCGGAGGAGCTCAGCCAAGAGTTTATCGACAGCTACGGACTCGGTTTGGTGCTCAACGACTTCGATCGCGGCGTCGCTTCGCGCTTCCAGCCATCCGACCAGCCGATCTTCGCAATCATCAACGGGGTGGCCAACTCGCCCTCCCACCAACAATGGGAGCTCCTCTACTCGCGCCTCGGCTACGGCGATCTCAGCCAACCCGTCGACACCTTCCGTCAAGTCATCGACAGCGTGCAGGTTGGCTCCTCCTCCGAGCCGCCGACCATCGACACGCCACCCGAGCCAGGCCGCGTTGGCGAAGGCTCCACCTTCTCCTTTCGCGTAGAAATCCATCCCTCCAACGGCGTGAGCTACCAATGGTACAAGGATGGCTCGCCCCTCGACGGAGCCACGGAAAACGAATTGCGTTTCCCAGCCGCCGGGCTCGACGACAGCGGCTCCTATCACGTGGTGGCCAGCAATGCCGCGGGCGAAGTCTCGAGCGAACCCGTCGCCTTCCAAGTCGCCCAAACGCTTTCTGGATTTCTCGGGCGCAGCGGGCTTCCCGCGGAGCAGCGCCTGCCTGGCGCCGATCCCGATGGCGATGGCTTCGCCAACCTTTTCGAGTTTCTGGCCCAGACCGAGCCCGATTTCGCCGGTTCGCGGCCCTCGTTGATCATTCGTCCCGCCAGGGGAGAGGGCTCGTCCGGGGACGAACTGCGCCTCTCGTTCCCCCTAGGCGACAACACCATCGGCTACCAACTGCAGGTCGAATTGTCCGAATCGCCTCGATTCGATCAGGTCCTCAGCACTCTGAGCTTCGAGGCGGAGCCGAACGGAAACCGCCAGAGCGCCACCGCTCCGTTAGCGGGTGGAACGCTCTTCGCCCGGCTGACGGCATCGCCCGTGGAGCCCTCCCAGTAG
- a CDS encoding DUF3516 domain-containing protein: MSFPLEPAKALNDPDALLERFLDYVTEKGIELYPAQEEAILEIFAGKNLILNTPTGSGKSLVAAAMHFYSASLGRRSVYTCPIKALVNEKFLSLCRDFGPENVGMMTGDASVNRDAPILCCTAEILSNIALRDGPLAKVNDVIMDEFHYYSDHERGVAWQVPLLTLPHCQFLLISATLGDTAFFSRGLEDLTARECVTVSSKQRPVPLEFDYREATLVEALDKLEKENKLPVYIVHFTQKAASDTAQNLLSLNVCTKEEKALIKEELQGVEFTSPFGKEIKKCLQSGIGLHHAGLLPKYRVLVEKFAQKGMLKFICGTDTLGVGVNVPIRTVLFTQLCKYGGRKTSILSARDFHQISGRAGRKGYDDVGYVVSLAPEHVVENKRAEAKAGDDNKKKRKLVKKKPPARGYVQWDEETYLKLQTSPAEPLESQFKVSHGMLLNVLSRQGDGCRAMRQLVSDSHETEAAKKKHRRKAFQLFRALVERNIIEISPPDEPGRKLRVNVELQDDFSLNQTLSLYCIDALALLNRDDPDYALKLLSLAESILENPDAILRRQLDKLKTDAVAEMKAAGIEYEERMEKLEQLEHPKPEAEFIYETFNAFATEHPWVGSENIKPKSIAREMFERYSNFSDYVKLYGLQRAEGLLLRHLTNVYRVLDNTIPPSFRDDQVDEIIIYLEHLLRHVDSSLIDEWERMRDPDYQSDAAAADSLPESTRAADITRDRKAFTKRIRDELFQFIRLLASKSYQELDKRYDLPPLFQSDSDDAPKWCDVELERHMEPYYASRSWIRLDPAARAFEHTHIDESDDRSQWTVSQTLIDSEDLNDWSLDITVDLPASKDQQKVVFALKSLAPIA, encoded by the coding sequence ATGTCATTTCCTCTCGAGCCCGCCAAAGCCCTCAACGATCCCGACGCCCTTCTGGAGCGCTTTCTCGACTACGTCACCGAGAAAGGCATCGAGCTCTACCCTGCTCAGGAGGAGGCCATCCTGGAGATCTTCGCTGGCAAGAACCTGATCCTCAATACGCCGACCGGTTCCGGCAAGTCGCTGGTCGCGGCAGCGATGCACTTCTATTCGGCCTCCCTGGGTCGGAGATCGGTCTACACCTGCCCCATCAAGGCCTTGGTAAACGAGAAGTTTCTCTCGCTTTGCCGAGACTTCGGCCCGGAAAACGTCGGCATGATGACCGGAGACGCTTCGGTCAACCGCGACGCTCCTATCCTGTGCTGCACCGCGGAGATCCTCTCCAACATCGCCTTGCGTGACGGTCCCCTGGCCAAGGTGAACGACGTCATCATGGACGAATTCCACTACTACTCCGACCACGAGAGAGGCGTCGCCTGGCAGGTCCCCCTGCTCACCCTGCCGCATTGCCAGTTTCTGCTCATATCCGCCACCTTGGGCGATACCGCGTTCTTCTCCCGCGGCTTGGAGGATCTCACCGCCAGAGAATGCGTCACCGTATCCAGCAAACAACGACCGGTTCCGCTGGAGTTCGACTATCGCGAGGCGACCTTGGTCGAAGCCCTCGACAAGCTGGAAAAGGAAAACAAGCTGCCTGTCTACATCGTGCACTTCACCCAGAAGGCGGCCTCCGACACCGCGCAGAATCTCCTGAGCCTCAACGTCTGCACCAAGGAGGAGAAAGCTCTCATCAAAGAGGAGCTCCAAGGCGTGGAATTCACTAGCCCCTTCGGCAAGGAAATCAAAAAATGCCTGCAAAGCGGCATCGGCTTGCACCACGCTGGCTTGCTGCCTAAGTACCGCGTGCTGGTGGAAAAGTTCGCCCAGAAGGGCATGCTGAAGTTCATCTGCGGCACCGATACCCTAGGCGTCGGCGTAAACGTGCCCATCCGGACCGTGCTCTTCACCCAACTCTGCAAATACGGCGGGCGCAAGACCTCCATCCTCAGCGCTCGAGATTTCCATCAGATATCCGGACGCGCTGGCAGAAAAGGGTATGACGACGTTGGATACGTCGTTTCACTCGCCCCTGAACACGTGGTGGAGAACAAGAGAGCCGAAGCCAAAGCCGGCGACGACAACAAGAAGAAGCGAAAGCTGGTTAAGAAAAAGCCGCCCGCTCGCGGCTACGTGCAGTGGGACGAAGAAACCTATCTCAAGCTGCAAACCTCGCCCGCGGAACCCTTGGAATCCCAGTTCAAAGTCTCCCATGGCATGCTGCTCAACGTGCTCAGCCGCCAAGGAGACGGCTGCCGTGCCATGCGCCAGCTCGTCTCCGACAGCCACGAAACCGAAGCCGCCAAAAAGAAGCATCGTCGCAAGGCCTTCCAGCTGTTTCGTGCCCTGGTGGAGCGAAACATCATCGAGATTTCTCCACCCGACGAGCCTGGTCGAAAACTGCGGGTGAACGTCGAGCTGCAGGACGACTTTTCCCTCAACCAAACGCTATCGCTGTATTGCATCGACGCCCTCGCCCTCCTGAACCGCGACGACCCGGACTACGCCCTCAAGCTGCTCAGCCTCGCGGAATCCATCCTGGAGAATCCCGACGCCATCCTGCGTCGCCAGCTCGACAAGCTGAAGACCGACGCGGTCGCGGAAATGAAGGCCGCCGGGATAGAGTACGAGGAACGTATGGAAAAACTGGAACAGCTGGAGCATCCCAAGCCGGAGGCCGAGTTCATCTACGAGACCTTCAACGCCTTCGCCACCGAGCACCCTTGGGTGGGATCGGAAAACATAAAGCCGAAATCCATCGCCCGAGAGATGTTCGAGCGCTATAGCAACTTCAGCGACTACGTGAAGCTCTACGGGCTCCAGCGAGCCGAAGGCCTGCTGCTTCGCCATCTGACAAACGTCTACCGCGTATTGGACAATACCATACCGCCAAGCTTCCGAGACGACCAAGTCGACGAGATCATCATCTACCTGGAGCACCTGCTGCGTCACGTCGATTCCAGCCTGATCGACGAATGGGAACGCATGCGTGATCCCGACTACCAGTCCGACGCCGCCGCGGCGGACTCTCTGCCCGAATCGACACGCGCCGCCGACATCACACGCGATCGCAAGGCGTTCACCAAACGGATTCGCGACGAGCTCTTCCAGTTCATTCGCCTTCTCGCTAGCAAGAGCTATCAGGAACTCGACAAGCGCTACGACTTGCCCCCCCTGTTTCAAAGCGATTCCGACGACGCCCCGAAATGGTGCGACGTCGAACTGGAGCGACACATGGAACCCTACTATGCATCCAGGTCGTGGATACGCCTGGATCCTGCCGCCCGAGCCTTCGAGCACACCCATATCGACGAGTCCGACGACCGATCCCAGTGGACCGTGAGCCAAACCCTCATCGACTCCGAAGATCTCAACGACTGGTCGCTTGATATCACCGTGGACCTACCCGCCTCCAAAGATCAGCAAAAGGTGGTGTTCGCTTTGAAATCTCTCGCTCCGATCGCCTAA
- a CDS encoding RimK/LysX family protein has translation MSKDHPTTIGWKESIDLPEWGIIDITAKADTGARRSAIDVERIVELPDGRVQFDVAADRRTGQLRRTIVADIAHQTHVRSSNGQQHERYFVTTSVRVGDVTKEIELSLSNRRHMQCRMLLGRKALEEDFLVDCSSSFLTRPNRKPKLKRG, from the coding sequence ATGTCCAAAGACCACCCGACGACTATCGGCTGGAAGGAGTCTATAGATTTGCCCGAGTGGGGCATCATCGATATCACAGCAAAAGCTGATACCGGCGCCAGACGATCCGCCATCGATGTCGAACGCATCGTCGAACTCCCCGATGGACGCGTCCAGTTCGATGTCGCCGCCGATAGGCGCACAGGTCAGCTGCGCCGCACCATCGTGGCCGATATCGCGCACCAGACCCATGTGCGTTCCAGCAACGGGCAGCAGCACGAGCGCTACTTCGTCACCACCTCGGTACGCGTCGGTGACGTGACCAAGGAGATCGAACTCAGCCTCAGCAATCGCCGCCACATGCAATGCCGCATGCTGCTCGGCCGAAAAGCTCTTGAGGAGGATTTTCTGGTCGATTGCTCCAGCTCCTTCCTCACCCGCCCCAATCGAAAACCAAAACTCAAGCGCGGCTAG
- a CDS encoding lipase family protein, whose product MPSRFSSSLSLVAAIIALATSGALRAEEGDLSHEALFAPNKTFPYFESCGELYPNPPSVFDARNAAFLAQCSMLIYVKEPDFIEETLANAGFPKVRFFEAEGTYAFLAENETQRVLVFRGTETGDRVDYWTDAQILQIDFGPIAKGKAHAGFARALQAVFLDIEAAASERESSSDASASEKKRFWVAGHSLGAALATLFAIQSPDRLEAVYAIGSPRCLNAKLAKHAEKSLPVYRVINDNDIVPRVPARPLYRHVGSSYLITSDRELLVDPPMLEKWEQRFRGHKAYLKTLFEENWSRSDFNAIPSDSFADHSPRLYVEALIALSQQGDADG is encoded by the coding sequence ATGCCGTCCCGCTTCTCCTCATCGCTCTCGCTCGTTGCCGCAATCATCGCGCTTGCGACTTCCGGGGCGCTGCGGGCCGAGGAAGGAGATCTTTCCCACGAAGCCCTCTTCGCACCGAACAAGACGTTTCCGTACTTCGAAAGCTGCGGCGAGCTGTATCCAAATCCTCCGAGCGTTTTCGACGCTCGAAACGCGGCCTTTCTCGCCCAGTGCAGCATGTTGATCTATGTGAAAGAGCCGGACTTCATCGAAGAAACCCTCGCCAATGCAGGCTTTCCGAAGGTCCGCTTTTTCGAGGCTGAGGGCACCTACGCGTTTTTGGCGGAAAACGAAACGCAGCGCGTTCTGGTCTTTCGCGGCACCGAGACGGGCGACCGGGTCGACTATTGGACTGACGCCCAGATCCTGCAGATCGACTTCGGACCTATCGCCAAAGGAAAGGCCCACGCCGGATTCGCGCGGGCCCTGCAGGCGGTTTTTCTGGACATCGAAGCCGCAGCCAGCGAGCGGGAATCATCCAGCGACGCAAGCGCCTCGGAGAAAAAACGATTCTGGGTCGCCGGACACAGTCTAGGGGCCGCTTTGGCGACCCTTTTCGCCATACAGAGCCCAGACCGACTCGAAGCGGTGTACGCCATCGGCAGTCCGCGTTGCCTGAACGCCAAGCTCGCCAAGCACGCGGAAAAGTCGCTTCCAGTGTATCGAGTGATCAATGACAACGACATCGTGCCGCGCGTGCCTGCTCGCCCCTTGTACCGGCATGTCGGGTCGAGCTACCTGATCACCTCCGACCGCGAGCTGCTGGTCGACCCGCCAATGCTCGAAAAATGGGAACAGCGTTTTCGAGGACACAAAGCCTACCTCAAGACGCTCTTCGAAGAGAATTGGAGCCGCAGCGATTTCAACGCCATACCCTCGGATTCCTTCGCCGACCACTCCCCTCGGCTCTATGTCGAGGCCCTCATCGCTCTCTCGCAGCAAGGCGACGCGGACGGTTGA
- the rimK gene encoding 30S ribosomal protein S6--L-glutamate ligase has translation MQQLKIGILSRGPRLYSTRRLREAAEQRGHKVKVLNTMKFGMYIEAGRPDLTYYGKQISHYDAVIPRIGTSITFYGTALVRQFEQIGTYCLNTADAIMASRDKLASMQELSSHNIGIAETAFVYEQKDILHAIQAMGGAPVVIKLLSGTQGIGVILAESNKVAEAIIETLSSVKQNVLVQKFVSESKGRDIRAFVVGDRVVAAMRRTAAGQEFRSNVHRGGATQAVDLDPEYERTAVRAAQILNLHVAGVDMLEGKDGPVIMEVNSSPGLEGIEKASGVDIATEIVKYLEEQIRFGNFDVRERLSLTKGYSVTEFTVEPNAQIAGKTISESGLRERDIVILRIVRGPDHIANPKGTRIIEAGDSLLCYGLKSALQSHLPTLVRPKRRKKKKKPASEGSTAATDHPSPNEEKNA, from the coding sequence ATGCAACAACTCAAGATTGGCATCCTCTCCCGCGGACCCCGCCTCTACAGCACTCGTCGCCTACGAGAAGCCGCCGAACAGCGCGGCCACAAGGTGAAGGTCCTCAACACCATGAAGTTCGGCATGTACATCGAAGCTGGACGACCGGACCTCACCTACTATGGCAAGCAGATCAGCCACTACGACGCGGTTATCCCGCGTATCGGCACTTCCATTACGTTCTACGGAACCGCCCTCGTCAGACAATTCGAGCAGATCGGTACCTATTGCTTGAATACAGCCGATGCCATCATGGCCTCGCGCGACAAGCTGGCGTCCATGCAGGAGCTTTCCAGCCACAACATCGGCATCGCGGAAACCGCGTTCGTCTACGAACAGAAGGACATTCTGCACGCCATCCAAGCCATGGGCGGCGCTCCTGTCGTCATCAAGCTGCTCTCCGGCACGCAAGGCATCGGCGTCATCCTAGCGGAGAGCAACAAGGTCGCGGAAGCGATCATCGAAACCCTCTCCAGCGTGAAGCAGAACGTGCTGGTGCAGAAGTTCGTATCCGAATCCAAAGGACGTGACATTCGAGCCTTCGTAGTCGGCGATCGCGTGGTCGCCGCCATGCGACGCACCGCGGCCGGCCAGGAGTTTCGCAGCAACGTGCATCGGGGCGGAGCGACCCAAGCGGTCGACCTGGATCCCGAATACGAGCGCACGGCGGTTCGAGCCGCACAGATCCTCAACCTGCACGTGGCAGGCGTCGACATGCTCGAGGGCAAGGACGGACCAGTTATCATGGAGGTAAACTCCTCGCCCGGCCTCGAAGGCATCGAAAAAGCGAGCGGAGTCGACATCGCCACCGAGATCGTCAAGTACCTAGAAGAGCAGATCCGCTTCGGAAACTTCGACGTGCGGGAGCGCCTTTCCCTCACCAAAGGCTACTCCGTGACCGAATTCACGGTGGAGCCCAACGCTCAGATCGCTGGGAAGACCATTTCCGAATCCGGGCTTCGCGAGCGGGATATCGTTATCCTGCGCATCGTGCGCGGGCCCGACCATATCGCCAACCCCAAGGGCACTCGGATCATCGAAGCCGGCGATTCGCTGCTCTGCTACGGGCTGAAAAGCGCATTGCAAAGCCACCTGCCTACCTTGGTTCGACCAAAACGTCGCAAAAAGAAAAAGAAGCCCGCTAGCGAGGGCTCCACCGCCGCCACCGACCATCCG